One genomic window of Arachis hypogaea cultivar Tifrunner chromosome 8, arahy.Tifrunner.gnm2.J5K5, whole genome shotgun sequence includes the following:
- the LOC112705814 gene encoding protein MIZU-KUSSEI 1 has translation MPSVHSSPCYPMENPALASLLRHTTGAAEKRNKFSTGGLLKMFKLFPMLTSGCKMVALLGRPRKPMLKDSATTGTIFGYRKGRVSLAIQEDTRQMPMFLIELPMLTSALNKEMASDIVRIALESETKTNKKKLLEEFVWAVYCNGRKVGYSIRRKQLSDDELHVMQHLRGVSMGAGVLPSSNNNDKDNSLDGEMTYMRARFERVVGSKDSEALYMINPDGAQGPEFSIFFVRAH, from the coding sequence ATGCCATCGGTGCATTCAAGCCCATGTTACCCAATGGAAAACCCAGCACTAGCATCCCTTCTCCGCCACACGACGGGCGCGGCGGAGAAGCGGAACAAATTCTCCACCGGGGGGCTCTTAAAGATGTTCAAGCTCTTCCCGATGCTGACGTCAGGTTGCAAAATGGTGGCACTGTTGGGAAGACCCCGTAAGCCTATGCTAAAGGACAGCGCAACGACGGGGACAATTTTCGGTTACCGGAAAGGGAGGGTGAGCCTTGCAATACAAGAGGACACGCGGCAAATGCCCATGTTCTTGATCGAGCTTCCCATGCTTACGAGCGCTCTCAACAAGGAGATGGCTTCCGACATAGTTCGCATCGCGCTGGAGAGCGAGACCAAGACCAACAAGAAGAAGCTTCTGGAAGAGTTTGTGTGGGCGGTGTACTGCAATGGAAGGAAAGTAGGGTACTCTATCAGGAGGAAGCAGCTCAGCGATGATGAGTTGCATGTTATGCAGCATCTTCGAGGAGTTTCCATGGGTGCAGGGGTTCTTCCTTCCTCTAATAACAATGACAAGGATAATAGTTTGGATGGTGAAATGACTTATATGAGAGCCCGCTTTGAGAGAGTCGTTGGTTCTAAGGATTCTGAAGCTTTGTATATGATTAATCCAGATGGTGCTCAAGGACCTGAGTTTAGTATCTTCTTTGTTAGAGCTCACTAA